The stretch of DNA ggtagccaagcaatacagcctcaggcggcatgagtgtattgccctggaacagtcagtattacacccgtaggtatgcaAGAAATAACAGTCGTTTATCATCTCCTACGTTACCATTGTTATAAACGGTATCACCATTATAAGTAGTGCTAAAACGAAAATAgagaataaatatttaataacacGAGAAAACTGTTTCTTAATGGCTTTCCATGTCATCAACTGAAAGAGAAGCAGACGATCAAGAGAAATCACAAGCACTTGCAGCATTGAACTCATAAACAAGACTAACAGTATCAGAAGACGAGAACAACAGAGCCAGTAGTCCCTTTCAAACTCATGAAGCGGTTTCAATAGGCCTGATACTACAAAGACTAAACCAATAGCTGTGTCCGTCAGGCTCAGACTATATGGATGTGCATACAATCAAAATTTGCAGAGTTTACCTTGGCGACAATCACGGCAGGCACATTTAATACTATGAGGATGCACCCTGCGAAAAGAATCATCAACTTTGGTAATATTGAAAGGGCATCCGGTTGAACATGACCATTAATAGAGAGGTTATAGTGTTCTGTAGTTGTATTCGAGATGATTTCGGGTGTTTACATGGTTTCTTATTCAAATAGATCtctgaaaataaacaaagttAGAATATCATGTAGTGAAACACATAGAGAATAAAAACCGAATAACACAGATTATCACAAAAGAAAAactaaatatattattttatagttatggtaatatttatttctaccacaatagacGGTGTTATTCAATTCTCAGGACATTAAATAAACACTgtagctgttgattaacaatttgtttatatcaCACGTAcgcgtggtataaactctgtacgcattctgattggctgacaaggtgaactttgaccgaactacttatttctcagtgtcacatcatcattatcaacgtcattgataatcaaatgacgtcacTCTATGTTATGATCGCCGCTTCACATCCAAAACTGGTGTTGGAAAGCATATGCGTCGTGGTCGATGTGTCAAAATACGTGACGTTTTCATGCATGTTAAATTGACGTTAAATACTTATCACATATATTAAAAGATcttaaatatatactttttataacatatatattgaaaaatattgggcatatatacatttttatcacatgtatattaaaaatatcaaatatatatttttatctttaaatcgGATAATGGTTTCATTGAAAATCCCCTGAAGAACGGCAAGAACCGCGAAAGCGCTTGGgatatacaaaaaatgttttttaaattttgttatcgcatatatattgaaaaatattgaacatatatgttttatttattgaaaatatttgtatttgaattTTTAGACGTTTGTCTTGCCATAATACAGTATACTATTAGGACATATAAAcacttttttatttcaaaagataATAAGAATGCATTAACTGTAGCATCCGAAGACTTGCTAGTATCAGGGGACGGATTATGATTTAATTGAACTgctatacattttatatatgtacGTCATTCAGTAGGCGGGTTCCATTCACTATACAAAGTTATGAACACCTGTGAATCATATTTATCCGATTTGATTgtagttttatataattatgttgtatcaACAAGTCTGTGTAGATGACGATATATGAACGCATTATTTCACTAACGAGCATAATGTATAAATTGTATCTGGAACACAGTTGTATAGATAGATAGTAATTACCAGTCACAGACCTCATTAGGAATCCGAACAGCGGAGTATACCTTACATTTTAATACGCAATTAACATACTCAAACATGACCGAccaaaacaacaaatatatgACCACTCAAACATAGAACACAACATATTTATCgatttactgtatagttgtctGATTGGATTgtagttttatataattatgttgtatcgACAAGTCTGTGTATACGAACGTATTATTTGATTAATGATACAtgataatttatgcatatttcagATGATAACTTTTGCAACTAGACTTGAAATAACATAATCTATCTCTTGTAATTAACGCAAGGAAATCTAAAACAGATGGATTCCTAAACTTCTAGTTAAAATGGATAGCTTTTGGGGGCCAAAGGACCCAAATCGTGCATAATATTTTCTGTCCTGTAAGAGGCTAAAATGATTTCCTAAACGTTTATAGGTGATAGTTACGTTATCTAAAACGAACTAATTAAAATGTGCGATCTTTTAGCGAAATGAATATCAACCTGAAAAGAGCGaaaaaaaaacagcaaaaaatgttacacaacaaaataaattgtaaattttgataattacttttgttttgcatatttggcCAAAAATTGCAAGCTACACAACAATTTACAAGTCAATAGGATACCTACTTTTTATCAACTCAAAAACTCTTAAGGGATGACATAGAGGCATGCAAAATAACACTAGTAAAAACAGGGTCTAATATCTTATGTTAGATCAGGGTACACACTTATTATCAACCCAGTTTAAATACACCTAAGAGATGGCATGCATGTGTGGAAGGACAGggaacatttttatttttttttttttttttttaattttttttttaaattttttattttcgaacattttacacagtatatataaatggacacTAACGCACAAACACTTGCATATGCACTCATTCACAGTacttaaaaacatcaaattgtaCGTTATGAGACATccataaaaaacatatatttaccatTAATAGCAAACCATAACGCACATATATGCATgctctatctctctctctctctctctctctctctctcacatacacacacacacactcacatacatacatgtagaagaacagggaaaatacacattcctgtcgagtaccccgaccaggaatcgaacccgctCCTTTTAAACAAGAACTAACACCATGAGCTTACTAGGTGTATAGCCCCCGTACCTCTGATCGGATTTAAGTCTGCTTAGTTCTGTTGTGTAGGACACCAGTATCCAGTTCTTCAAAATATGATTAGGTTAATCACAATTTGTCGATGATTttaaaatcaagataaaataactTCTGGTTatataaatttcacaaaattttataaaaatacttCATAACTTCATTCTTCACGTGCTCTCTGATTTGGGTAAAGATATAATCACAAATTTTGcagcaaatgagaaatgaaaatttcacaaaTCATCTGATTAAGCTAATCATACTTTGAACAACCGGGCCCTGAACAATAGATAAGCAGATAAACGAAAACCGATTAACACCTTTCAAATTTACAGCTCTATAGAATACAGAAACAATACACCTATTCTCTGTCTAACAAAGTTCTAAACTAATTATGATAACATTAACATGATAGAATGTTCAAATGTATTTGTAATACTGTCGCGATGTCTCCAATGGTCTATGTGTACAGTTAGTTTTTTTGCGTCTAGTGAATAGCGATGTTTTAAAGgaccactacctttccgaaaaacaattaaaaaggcctttttaaaacaataatagcGTAAGGAAATAATAACAATGGCCATAGTTGAAACAAAATCGCTAAACAAATGCGAGACTTCTCGAGTTTTGccatctggcgcagtgataatcaactaacgTGCGGTAATTAAGACGACATCAGGAAACATAAAACTACcagcgttatgaaaatttacattttatttatttacgtTAGATTTTCAGGGTGCAATTATCAGTCTTGTATTTACGGTAAACTAATAAAGTTTACTACTCtacaaattgataaatatagtaCTACATTATCACTTCAAAATTAAAAGcggtttcggaaaggtagtggatcTGTAACAATACTGTAACCTAGGATTTCGTCTCTCTTTTACAGAAACGGAAaagtttttttctatatttccaGTAATACTAGGTATGCGATAatgaatagaatcttacactcgtggttattttttataatatttatcaaaacgAGTTCAAAAAATTCATATGCCACTAACCTTTGCTATAAAGAAttaaatttttaatatatttttttttcatctcgCATAAAAGGCTCGTTGCATACGAGAATATTGAAgtcatttgataaatttcatactTACCTAACATTTAATGTATTGGAATTCAAATCCTTTTCAactgtttgtttatttacatgtatgtacgcATTAAATTTAACCTTTTACTTACTGTTCACTAATCTATTTTCGCAATGAATTAATTTTCGCGTTTTTCGCGTCCGATAGAAAATCGCTAAAATAAATACCCGCGAAATTATTACAAAGTGAAGTGCGAAATGATAGAGTATAGAACGCGAAAGTACTTCATCGTGAAGacaattttcagtaaaaaaaattgGTTTTCGGTACACTTATATTATTGAATGAAAGGACTCTGTATAGTATAAACTAGTTGGCCTCAGATCCATCATTTTTCTCTTCGTGATACATATCCTAAGaaattttaaagttgtatttgaaatataaagcACATTTCTGTTTCAATGATAATAAAAGTATTGGAGCTCTGGTAACCATATTGACCTTTGGAAATTTGCATGCATTAAGCGAATTTGACAATGACATTTTTGACccattttgttttatagaaCAGAACACAATCTTGAACAAACCTAATTATGTGCTCTTTGCTATCTAGATGAAAGAATGGCAAAACTTGACAATATTGTCAAAAAAGCCATATTTGCAAAATTAAATATGTTCAGGATAGTAATAAGACCATCTACAACTGCAATATTGCTTGCTTCATAATTTACCCAATATTTCAATGatcacaaacagatttgaaagtTGCTTTGTaggtttatttgtttaacgtcctattaacagccagggtcatgtaaggacgtgccaggtttgttagtggaggaaagccgaaatacccggagaaaaaccaccgaccagcggtcaatactggtaatatgtcgggaccacttgaccactcggccaccgcggcccttTGAAAATTGGTCGATTTATATATCAAAAAGGCTCAAATCATATAAAGCCATTTTATAAGGTTTTTCGTTAGTTTTCCTTTTTTCGAATTATTGTTCAATAATAATAGATGTTTTCTAGTATTACAGCCCTGATTGTCATATTAACCTTTTAAAACATGCATGCATTCAGCGAATTTGATAATGTCATTTTAACGTTTTCATACGGctttatattttcataagaaCAAATTATGTCTTATTATCacggaaaaaagaaaaaaatgcagTAATAGTTGTTTTTATGTATCGAAAACGACAAAAACCATACACAAATTCAAAGCCAGTTTTAAGATAACATTCTTCatttttattgtataatattaataGTAACAAAACAAGACTACATTTTTGTCATCAGACAAATAAGTCTATCgaataataaatagataaacaGATGTTACCAAGTGACATAAATAAGATATTGATTCAGGTGTCGCCATGTAACTTTGTTGGTATTGTAACGTCTTAATATAATCTAACATAATCTAAGATATTAAAACACAGTACAATAATGCGGATTTcaataatacagagttatctcccttttgggTAGGTaccgattgtgacgtcataattttgtaatagtggaactgaCGTCGTGTTTcttgaaggtttgatgtaacGCTCGCAACCAGATGATGtcgcaatcaatacctacccccAAAAACGAGATAACcctgttatatgcaaatacagaatatcgatatcaataaaattttctACAAATGTTGCTGCTTATTACTTATTTGTAAAGTCGTTACTTTGTAACTAAGTTTGTTGCTAATGCACACAATGAAGTGGACTTATTTGTCTTTGCATATTcaagagttatctgctcttgcagGTAGGTAATGATTATTGTGTCATATATTTGCGAGCCTAACGTCGCATTTTTAATGAGGATGACAAGTTTCGCTTACAAATTAATGACAACACAATAGATACTTCCTgcaagggagatcactctgtgTTATGCAACGGTGGAATAATAACTTTTTAATACCAGCAAACAGATTAACAAATATGATATTACATaacaatattataatataatgttttattttatttctattttggCACAATTAAACAAACACTGATTTTCCCTGTATATACAGACAGTGTTTAACGCAACAAGGAATGTGTCGCATTCGGTACGCTATTTCAAATAGCATTTAACAATAGAGGAATTTGCAACTTGTaacttataaaatgtacatatatacctgTGTATATTTACTTTCTATGAAACATCAAAACATGTGTTAAACAAAGAATAATTAACACAGCCCCAATATAATCACGTGACATCGAAGACGTAATGCTGTCACATGATACAAATGACAAAACGAAATAATCACgtgatatttttaacatataacatatatatatatcttcgtGTGGATTACACATTACctattatcaaacatattttttcgtgatttttaCGTGTGAATATGTTGAGACTATCCCCTACGAAAGACTGCACGTGATATTCACAGATATGTACGAAACTTAGGGGATTATCTATCGCGGAATGACGGGAAGTTCCGTAAATTCCCGACTAATCAAATGGTACCGGAAACTCCCGAAATATATCGATCGTTGACTTACGTTTGCGGAAATGAACTTGACCTCGGCGAAATTAAATCATCCGCCAATAAAAGTCACTTAACAGTATCACATACGTTTGCTACAACCACAGAGAACGTAATAACCCCTGAAAACATGATGTTATAGACTAAAGACAAATCCGTTTCTAATTTCCTATTTCACCCTGCCACTATCTTATTACATTccttctttgcatattacagagttagctcccttgcgggtaggtatcgattgttacgtcattattttgtgagcgcaattcacgtcgttttctccaaaacgtACGACGTTATgatcgcaaacacatgacgtcataatcaatacctacccgcaagtgcagataactctgtaatatgcaaattcggaatacatgaaaaaaatacaCTTAGAATAAAATAGCAATCCTAATAACAATATCACAgacaacattataatatatcacagtaaaatatATACTTGTCTATAACAACGATGTAGCACTGTCATCATGCACTTGTCTAAAATTAGATATTTCGTGTTCGCATATTGCCATTTCATATCACGGTGAAAATATGTATAGAGCCATTCATCTATGTAACAAGGAGCTATCAATTTAATAATGGAAAACATCTAAAATTGAATATTATCTTTATGTTTATTAAAGAAATGTCTGCCCTTGAGCTATTGGTATAGTTATTAGAATTCGTGTTGCAATCGGTCAGTTTTTgtaatataaaagtaataaaaaactATTTACTTAACAGAAATACACTCAAAATATTAATTCctttgaatatgaaaaataaagggaaatactcatgttaaaatgtatttggtCAGCATCTCAATGCGTATAATACGTTATTAAGCACATTATGTAGAGGTTTCTAGTCCGTGTCGACAAACTTTTATTTGAAAGGAAAacctttgaaaataaattttatgttttctAATAGGATTATGCGATCACCAAAGCTATACATACAGGGTACTTATATAAAATCTACGTCTGATCGGGCTTCAGTGTTAATTTAATCGGTTTATGACTGGCATTTATTGAACACTTTATTGAGAAAGATTTCGCCCACGAAGAAATGACATTAATGAATACAAATGGACCTGCTTATCAACAGCATGGCCTATTTTGAATGTATACGACCACTAGGTTCTGATCTCACTTGAAAAGAACTCTCAACAACCAAGCGTAAGATTACAATGTACTAGAACACAGTTATTTAGAACGGTCAAAGATATCTTAGAGGTAAACCTTTTTGGCTGAACAAATTATATAGGTTTGGTATGAGTTGTTAGTGTCGGAAGACACAGTACAATTAGAAGGAACATTTTCAGTTGATCAGAAAGaggatgaaattgaaaaaaataaatggcaGTGAGAAAGATATAATTTGCttaaatttttacaaaaattatatataaaaaaaaaaccttctttCTGaaagtattccgtctttgcatattacagagttagctcccttgcgagtaggtatcgattgttacgtcattattttatgagcgcaattcacgtcgttttctccaaaacgtatgacgttatgatcgcaaacacatgacgtcacaatcaatacctacccgcaagtgcagataactctgaatatgcaaattcggaatatttTTTAAGACCTCTATTGATCGTTTACTCGGCATTTTCATTACTAAAATTCAACAGGAATCAATtacgtaattttttttttctaatttagaATATAATTCTGTACTGGGATTATATCATTTGATATTAAAGATTGAAAATTAGCAATGTAATGGTGCGAAACGAAAATCTTTTGCGCCTTGCGATGAAGCAACACAGCCATAAAGCAAAACAttaatgtatttgttttcaaatttagaATGCAATTTTTATGGTGGCGACAACTGTAAGTTTTGAACGACTTTTGATAAGACTAAACTTAATCTGTCGTGAAGAAAAACCTGAATAActaaatttaattttaagaaattttgaTTATAAGTTTTAAGAAAAACACATATGCTTTTCCTCAATTGTGTTGGTATTTCAACAAGTCACGTGATACACTATTTACGTATATATTCCCGTCTCTTCTTTTTTGTGATTCTTTCCCTTTGAACACTTTTGGTTTCAGTTACTTTTGACACAGGAAGAAATTAAACAACTTTATTTGGTTTTTATGTTAGCACTTCCGGTAATTCTAGGTCGAACGACACTCATCTGTCCTTCTGttcattttgataatgatttcaTGTCAACAAAGTAGCACTTCCGGTTTAGTTCgattaaataattatacatacGAAAACATCGAGAAGCTATCGTGGTAATATTGCACGcttattgataagtcttctgcTCATTCGATGTTGTGATATTGTAAATGGCTGTCCCTTTTTCTTTGGAAAGGGCGGCAATATCGGAATGTTAGGTTTAAATCTTTGACTCCCGATATGCATCAGTACTCCACCAGCCAAGTTAATCAATAGTCCCATAATGGCCATTCCACAGGACCAACTGACAGCTTGTGACACTTTGTTGATGGCTGATCCGTACACGATAATCCCGACAAACCCGAAAAATACTGAAACAAATAACATAGGTAAATAAtcatacaacacaacataaaCAATTATGTACTTAAAATTGTTAGATTTCGCGAGCGTAGAATTTTGCAATTTCGTGTTTGGAACTTATTTGCAGAGGTTTATCATCTCGAATTATTTCTGAAGTCTTAAAGTGTCATTCTTACGACAGACAATAATATAAGAAATCAtggttttgataattttatagcaAATCACGAAACTCAAACAGTATATTTACACTAATACTAGTCACGGTAACAACTTGTATACTATGGTCGTTCGGATAGTTTTAAGATCAATATTCATTTAATATAGACATGTTACTTACCAGACACATATGAAACAATAGAGGCGAGCAGTCCTACAGATTTCTCCTCGAACAGACCACACATGTAGAACAGCATGAGAAGTAATACCAGGCAGAATCCGACCATAACGAGGAGCATGAACACGGCAGCACAAATAATCTGGCCCTTCTCTGAAAAAAACGAAGACAATTATTTATagatttaaatttcaaattggAGGATTGACACAAATTACTGTAAACTGACTTGTTTTCGCGGTGACATTATTTCGCGAATTTCAGTCTATGCTTCTATTGTATCTGTGCTCAAAGCATTTTCGCGACGATTCATTTTCGCGGTTTCTGAACATTCGCGAAATACGCAAATATAAATTGCACACGAAAAAACTGTTTGCAgcattctgtatttgcatattacatagttatctgtccttgtgggtaggtattaattgtgacgtcatgtgctCGTGAACGTAACAttatacttttcggagaaaatgatgtgaattacgttcacaaaataatgacataacaattgATAGCTagccacaagggagctaactctgtaacatgtAAAGACGGAATACGATATTATCAAGTTAAGAACGCACTGAATCTGTCAACAatcttttaaattttgatatatttgaagTGAATctatgtttttttgttgttgttgatattttgtaatgCTCTATAAATATGCTATCTGTATTAATAGCCAATAGTCAAAAGACGGAATACGATATTATCAAGTTAAGAACGCACTGAATCTGTCAACAatcttttaaattttgatatatttgaagtgaatctatgtttgtttgttgttgatattttgtaataCTCTATAATTATGCTATCTGTATCAATAGCCAATACTTAACCTTGCTTAAAAGTATTATTAAAAGTCAAATGAAGATATATTGAAACACGGATAAGTTGAACTGAACAATCGGTAAAACTTTATCTAGTCATTTATATCGAGTGTTGTATAGTGACCGGGACATAGAATGAActataattaaaatgtaaacgTTTTCTCTCCAATTATCTTTTCTATATCAAACAAGGAATCGGAGAGTATAACCAATGTGTCAAGGACTCGTCTTAATTCATCTCATATAAAGAAACTGTGCTATTCAGTTTATTTATTTTCCGTTTTATATATCCAAATGACAACATCCATATCTTTTTAATGGCGATACTCTAAACGATAATTTAATAATGCGCAAACGATACGCAATATTTTAAGTCAGGAAATTGAAATAATATGAGAAATAGAAAACACAACATACAAATGCATTGTCAGGAGAAGGAACATTTaaagtatatttaattttataaaatacacgATAAAAATAACTCAAGTTAGAGCTTATTATTAACATAGACTTTTGAAGAATTTCGTTGTGTTGGACCTTGTTCACATGAATGTTTGTATTTGGCCTTGGAAGGCCAAACGTGACTCACAAGACGATGCACCCCTACAGAGGGATTTGTTTGCCATGTAGGTAATGAACGATATGTACTTAAGGTCTTCTATCATACCAAGGACAGTACTTATGCCTTATCAGTGTAGAGGAGCACATGTGTTTAGTTTTCGTGAGAAGTCCAGACGATAAAGTTTAAAGTATGGGTCACGTTTATCTGCGATAAGAAAGAAGTTATTTACATGAAAGTAAATCTTTAAAGccaacataaaatacatattggTGATTAAAACCATTGCTCTATCATGGGtgaaaagttttgtttaaacatgaaaaaatagtAATATAGAATTAGTAGTTTCAGTTATCATGTAATTGATAACATGGGTAtgtttatttagaaaaataaatatttagccTTTAAAGAAACTAATTCgcacaaaataaaatgttttcttatgttttaaaacatttatgtcGTCTTTTAATTTATCTTTGATTAGATATATCAGATAATGAATAGTAGATGAAAAGAAACAATAGCATTAAGGAATGGCGAAATGATAAAAAActaacaaatcaaaatattatttaactttaggtaaaaaataaaaatggaaataaGAAAATAGGAGTAGACTTAATGACTGTTGATTGACTACTGAATATACAATCAGTTTGTCAATTCAAGTCACGTTTTGATTTATAACGGGTTCAAAATTGGGATCATCACATAATGAAAAGATTTTGTCGGATGCCTTGAATCCTATTACAATGACATTTGTACAAGTTCATTTGAATGATTGGATCTTATTCTGAACGAAATAATTTAGATACTGAAGCTATCAaagttatttcatttaattttcaaaccatttatatttacacattATATTATGTTAGAACATCCAATGTATATTACACGCCTATGCATTCCAATACATTGGAACCAATGCTTAATTTATATGGATAGGAAATTGAATCTGCTGtatgtttttaaaaaga from Argopecten irradians isolate NY chromosome 15, Ai_NY, whole genome shotgun sequence encodes:
- the LOC138308881 gene encoding uncharacterized protein, which encodes MPCRVEIDWISCLVELAGTVFFIIGLATDHWSTSNDGSAHSGLFTSCTDVGLCYDTHVFYNEFAEKGQIICAAVFMLLVMVGFCLVLLLMLFYMCGLFEEKSVGLLASIVSYVSVFFGFVGIIVYGSAINKVSQAVSWSCGMAIMGLLINLAGGVLMHIGSQRFKPNIPILPPFPKKKGQPFTISQHRMSRRLINKRAILPR